The following are encoded in a window of Oncorhynchus masou masou isolate Uvic2021 chromosome 17, UVic_Omas_1.1, whole genome shotgun sequence genomic DNA:
- the LOC135558416 gene encoding leptin receptor gene-related protein — MAGIKALVGLSFSGAIGLTFLLLGCALEQYGVYWPLFVLIFYILSPVPTFISRRLSDDSDAASNACRELACFFTTGIVVSAFGLPIILARVALIQWGACGLVMAGNAVIFLTILGFFLVFGGGDDFSWEQW, encoded by the exons CGCTGGTTGGCTTGTCCTTCAGTGGAGCTATCGGCTTGACTTTCCTGCTGTTGGGCTGTGCACTGGAGCAGTATGG GGTGTACTGGCCTCTCTTCGTCCTCATCTTCTACATACTGTCTCCTGTCCCCACCTTCATATCCAGAAGGCTCAGTGATGACAGTGACGCCGCCAGCAACGCATGCAGAGAGCTGGCATGCTTCTTCACTACGGGCATTGTGGTGTCTGCGTTCGGGCTTCCCATCATACTGGCCCGGGTTGCATTA ATCCAGTGGGGGGCCTGTGGCCTGGTGATGGCTGGCAACGCTGTCATCTTCCTGACCATCCTGGGCTTCTTCCTGGTGTTCGGCGGGGGAGACGACTTCAGCTGGGAGCAGTGGTAG